The Cytobacillus firmus genome segment GTTGAATCAAACTATACAGGGTTACGGAAGGAGAAATATCAATGAAGAAACTAATGTATCCCTTTTTACTAGTATTACTATCTGCCGTTTTAGCTGCTTGCGGAGCTGACGATAAAAGCAAGAGTGCAGATAAAAAAGAAGAACCGAAAACAGCTGAAACCGACCAGCAGCAGGACCAGCAGAAGCAAATGGAAGAAATGCAAAAGAAAATGGATAAGCAAAAGCTTGATGAGAAAAAGACAGTTGCAATTGTGAATGACCAGGAAATTCTTGGACGTGAGTATAACAGTGTGCTTACTTCTTCACAAATGATGTATCAGCAAATGGGACAAGACCCTACTGCAAAAGATGCTGCAGAGAAAATTAAGAAGCAGACACTTGACAGTCTAGTGGGCCAGACACTTCTTCTCCAGGAGGCAGATAAAAAAGGCTATAAAGCTTCTGATGAAGAAGTCAAAAAGCAGCTCGAAGAAACAAAAGGACAATTCAAGAATGATAAAGAATTTGAAACAGCAATGAAACAGGCTGGTCTTAATCCCGATTCATTAGAGTCGGAAATTGCCAACAATATTAAATATACGAAATACATCGAAGGCGAGATTAAACCTGAGAATGTTACAGATGCAGAAATTCAAAAATTCTATGAAGAATATGCAAGTCAGGGTGGTGCTGAAGGACAGGAGCCCCCTAAATTGGAAGAAGTAAAACCGCAGATCAAACAGCAGCTCGAACAGCAAAAACAGCAGGAAATGCTCGTTAAGCATGTGGAAGAATTGAAGAAAAATGCAAAAATTGATATTAAGGTATAAGTACCATTGAACAGCTCCCATTATCGGGAGCTGTTTTTCTATGTTTAATCGATGGAATCTAATGGATATCTTCTTCCCCTTGAGTAATTATTTAAATACTGTAATATGTATTGGGGAGGATTCTACATGATTAAACACACTACATTCATTCAAATAATTGCAGGTTATTTAATTCTCACTCTCGGTGTTTCACTAATCATCTTATCCAATCTTGGTGCGGGTGCCTGGGACACTGTTTATGTTGGGCTTTTCAATAAGTTCGGTCTCACCATTGGAACATGGTCATTCCTGGTTACGGCTTCCCTTATATTTTTCAATGCCATACTCACCTGGGAAAAACCGCAGTTTAAATCATTTATAGGAACCATTTTAGCGAGTCTCGGGATCGATTTTTGGATGGAACTTGTTTTTAGCGGCTTCACCGTTACACACTTTCCCTATCAAATACTTGCCTTCTTTACTGGTATTATACTTCTGGGCTTCGGAGTATCCATCTATATCCGTCCTCAATTATTCAGCGGCCCCATTGATGGATTAATGATCGCAACTGCCAAAAGGCTCAATATCAGCTTGAAGACTGCACGCATTATTAATGAATTTTTAGCATTGGCCATTGGCCTTCTCTTAGGCGGCCCGGTTGGATTGGGGACTTTGTTTGTAGCCATCTTTTTAGGCTATGCCATTCAATATGGGACTGTCCTTTTGAATCACTTAAAAGAGAAGGGATTAAAGATTATTTAAAAGACTTCATTTAGGAAGTCTTTTTTTATGCGAACATTTTTTCGTATCCCTCTTGATTAAGAACGCATGTTCGTTTATAATGTAAATAAAAGTAAGGAGGGGGTTTCTCTATGAAAGGAATTCTTTATCGTGCTATGGAAGAGAGAAAGCCTGTGGAAATCATTTATCTCTCCAAACGCAATTCATTTACACAAAGAAAAATATTAATCAAAGAACTTCGAGGGAGTACGATTTTAGCCTATTGTTTATATAGAAAGCAAATGCGTATCTTTAATTTGAATCATATTATGTCCATCTTACCTGAAAAGAAGGCTCGCCAGATTAGCTAAAAGACCAGATCATTCACTCATCAAGGCTGTATTTCCGCAGAAGAAGTACGGCTTTTTATTATTTCTCCTTCCCGATTATCCTGCTCCCTTTGGGGTATATATTCTCTAAATGGGAATGGACCCTAAAATTCCACATGATTAGGAAAGGAAGGATTTTATGAAATCTAACGCATTATCATTCATTACTGCATTGTTTGCAGGCAGCCTTATACTGGCTGGCTGTAATCAGACTGAAGAGCAAATTGTAGAGGAGGAAGACAAAAACAACCCTTCTACGGAAGAACAGCGGGCAGAAACGGAAGAAACACCCGAAGAAAATAAAAGAATAACTGAAGAAGTTGGCTTGGGAGACACTCGAGACCTTTTCACAGAGGCTTATGGTGAAAATAAAAACAACGAGGAGATAGCCCGCTTTAATGGAGACAGTATGCTGGTAGAGTTTAAAACCCATCGCGCAGTTAATGTTGAGCTGCAATTTGAGGATATGGAAAAAGAGATGAGTAAGGAAGAGGTTCTCACATTTATCGAAAAAAGGATTCCGAAAGATGCCGAGGAAGTTAACAGAGTTAAAGACGAAAATAACCAGCGTGAAATCATTGAGTATAAAAGCAAACTATTAAAAGAAACCCTCAGTGAAGAGGTATATGAAGGCGATGAACCTGGTACATTCACTGTTCTATTAACCAGCAGCGAAGAAGATTATGTCAGTGCCACACTTTCTATCGGCCATAGCGATCAAGGTGCCTGACAGACTCAGCAAAATCAAAAAGGAAGGATTCTCATTTGAGATCCTTCCTTTTTTTCTGTAAATTTATTTTTGTACTTCGGGAAATTCCTGACTCAAGCGCGTGAGCTTTTTTTAACAAATTAAGCTGTTTGCGGCTTTGCCTGATCGTCTTTTTTTATGAAAACCTGTAATGCAATCAACAGGATAAAGATACCTAATCCTACAATATCAGTAACCCCTTCAGGGTAAATAAGCAGCAGGCCTCCTGCAATTCCAAGCAGTCTTTCAAAAATATTCAACTTACGCAGCCAGTAGCCAATTACACCAGCGCCGATAGCCATCATACCAGCTAAAGCGGTGAATACTACCCAGATTAAGTAATACCAGGTGGTATCGATCATCAATAACTCCGGTGACAGGACAAACATGTATGGGATAATAAAAGCCCCGATGGCAAGCTTGGATGCTGTTACGCCTGTCTTTATCGGATCTCCGCCGGATACTCCAGCTGCGGCAAATGCTGCAAGAGCAACTGGAGGTGTGACATCTGCCACAATACCGAAGTAGAATACAAATAAGTGAGCAGATAAATCAGGTACACCCAGGAGAATGATTGCCGGGGCGGCTATTGTTGATGTAATAACATAGTTTGCCGTTGTTGGTGATCCCATTCCCAGGATAATTGCTGCAACCATTGTCAGCATCAAAGTAGGGATCAACAGCCCGCCGGAAAGATCAAGAAGGCCATTCGCCATCTTTAATCCAAGCCCTGTCTTTACAACTACCCCAACAATAATAC includes the following:
- a CDS encoding YczE/YyaS/YitT family protein, whose product is MIKHTTFIQIIAGYLILTLGVSLIILSNLGAGAWDTVYVGLFNKFGLTIGTWSFLVTASLIFFNAILTWEKPQFKSFIGTILASLGIDFWMELVFSGFTVTHFPYQILAFFTGIILLGFGVSIYIRPQLFSGPIDGLMIATAKRLNISLKTARIINEFLALAIGLLLGGPVGLGTLFVAIFLGYAIQYGTVLLNHLKEKGLKII
- a CDS encoding SurA N-terminal domain-containing protein, which produces MKKLMYPFLLVLLSAVLAACGADDKSKSADKKEEPKTAETDQQQDQQKQMEEMQKKMDKQKLDEKKTVAIVNDQEILGREYNSVLTSSQMMYQQMGQDPTAKDAAEKIKKQTLDSLVGQTLLLQEADKKGYKASDEEVKKQLEETKGQFKNDKEFETAMKQAGLNPDSLESEIANNIKYTKYIEGEIKPENVTDAEIQKFYEEYASQGGAEGQEPPKLEEVKPQIKQQLEQQKQQEMLVKHVEELKKNAKIDIKV